In Kwoniella pini CBS 10737 chromosome 2, complete sequence, a single genomic region encodes these proteins:
- a CDS encoding phenylalanine-tRNA ligase, alpha subunit produces MSSPTPESIQSLILQTLSTSNTIPDSRELSIDGQTLNTSEDQNAIRGVLDSLQRKEMVEYKQITATSFTLTEEGQLINEKGSHEIRVWQVLPVKGQGEPITVPDLQKLVGADVAKIGQSNAFKKKWISKDGPGFVRAVEQPPKDETAEQLKEISSTGNLKIAGSENAIKELQKRKLILPKKHIHYSVTKGPQFSTEVKQLETDLTVEMLQSGAWKESSFKTYNFAAAGQPTDGGALHPLLKVREEFRNIFFDMGFTEMPTNQFVESAFWNFDAMFVPQQHPAREVQDTFYVKSPVKALQPDPEYYERVRKIHEEGGYGSIGYRAPFSREESEKLLLRTHTTAVSTAMLYELANQPGGFKPAKMYSIDRVFRNEAMDATHLAEFHQVEGVVADYNITLGHLIAFMQEFFAKTGNHKLRFKPAYNPYTEPSMEVFSWHEGLGKWIEIANSGIFRPEMLEPMGLPKGVRVLGWGMSLERPTMIKYKIGDIRTLVGHKTDLDQVKKRAAVRLEKGDD; encoded by the exons ATGTCATCTCCTACTCCCGAATCAATCCAATCCTTGATACTTCAAACTCTCTCTACGTCAAATACCATCCCTGACTCCCGAGAATTATCTATCGATGGCCAAACTCTGAATACATCCGAGGATCAGAATGCGATCAGAGGTGTATTGGATAGTCTGCAGAGGAAAGAG ATGGTAGAATACAAACAAATCACTGCTACATCTTTCACACTCACAGAAGAAGgtcaattgataaatgagAAAGGATCACATGAAATTAGGGTATGGCAAGTATTACCTGTCAAAGGTCAAGGTGAACCAATCACTGTACCGGATTTACAG AAACTCGTCGGAGCGGACGTAGCCAAGATAGGACAATCAAATGCTTTCAAGAAAAAATGGATATCAAAAGATGGACCAGGTTTCGTCAGGGCAGTCGAACAACCTCCAAAGGATGAGACCGCTGAACAGCTGAAAGAAATTTCGAGTACGGGTAATTTGAAGATAGCTGGAAGTGAGAATGCGATAAAAGAACTACaaaagaggaaattgattttacctaaaaaacATATACATTACTCCGTTACGAAAGGTCCTCAATTCTCAACAGAAGTCAAACAATTAGAAACTGATTTGACGGTTGAAATGCTTCAATCTGGTGCATGGAAAGAATCCTCTTTCAAAACCTATAACTTTGCTGCAGCTGGTCAACCCACAGATGGAGGCGCTTTACATCCGCTATTGAAGGTCAGAGAGGAATTCAGgaatatcttctttgataTGGG GTTCACCGAAATGCCTACCaatcaatttgttgaatctGCTTTCTGGAACTTCGATGCAATGTTCGTACCCCAACAACATCCAGCAAGAGAGGTGCAGGACACTTTCTACGTGAAAA GCCCCGTCAAAGCTCTTCAACCTGATCCCGAATACTACGAGCGAGTACGAAAAATACATGAAGAAGGGGGATATGGATCGATAGGATACCGAGCGCCCTTCTCTAGGGAGGAAAGTGAAAAACTGTTACTAAGGACTCATACTACCGCTGTGTCGACTGCTATGTTGTATGAATTGGCAAATCAACCAGGAGGCTTCAAGCCTGCTAAGATGTATAGTATCGATCGGGTCTTCAG AAACGAGGCAATGGATGCTACTCATTTAGCTGAATTCCATCAAGTCGAAGGTGTGGTGGCTGATTACAACATCACTTTGGGGCACTTGATTG CTTTCATGCAAGAATTCTTCGCGAAGACCGGTAACCACAAGTTGAGGTTCAAACCTGCATACAACCCTTATACCGAA CCAAGTATGGAAGTCTTTTCATGGCACGaaggtttaggtaaatgGATTGAGATCGCCAAT TCCGGTATCTTCCGACCTGAGATGTTAGAGCCAATGGGTCTACCCAAAGGAGTCCGAGTGTTGGGTTGGGGAATGTCATTAGAAAGACCAACTATGATTAAATACAAAATAGGAGACATCAGAACATTGGTTGGGCACAAGACTGATTTAGATCAAGTCAAGAAGAGAGCCGCGGTCAGATTAgaaaaaggagatgatTAG